One window from the genome of Saccharomyces mikatae IFO 1815 strain IFO1815 genome assembly, chromosome: 2 encodes:
- the SEC18 gene encoding AAA family ATPase SEC18 (similar to Saccharomyces cerevisiae SEC18 (YBR080C); ancestral locus Anc_3.304), whose product MFKLPGFGKAAASHTPPDMTNVDTRPRHLKVSNCPNNSYALANVAAVSPNDFPNNIYIIIDNLFVFTTRHSNEIPPGTIGFNGNQRTWGGWSLNQDVQAKAFDLFKYSSKQSYLGSIDIDISFRARGKAVSTVFDQDELAKQFVRCYESQIFSPTQYLIMEFQGHFFDLKIRNVQAIDLGDIEPTSAVATGIETKGILTKQTQINFFKGRDGLVNLKSSNSLRPRSNAVIRPDFKFEDLGVGGLDKEFTKIFRRAFASRIFPPSVIEKLGISHVKGLLLYGPPGTGKTLIARKIGTMLNAKEPKIVNGPEILSKYVGSSEENIRNLFKDAEAEYRAKGEESSLHIIIFDELDSVFKQRGSRGDGTGVGDNVVNQLLAKMDGVDQLNNILVIGMTNRKDLIDSALLRPGRFEVQVEIHLPDEKGRLQIFDIQTKKMRENNMMSDDVNLAELAALTKNFSGAEIEGLVKSASSFAINKTVNIGKGATKLNTKDIAKLKVTREDFLNALNDVTPAFGISEEDLKTCVEGGMMLYSDRVNSILKNGARYVRQVRESDKSRLVSLLIHGPAGSGKTALAAEIALKSGFPFIRLISPNELSGMSESAKIAYIDNTFRDAYKSPLNILVIDSLETLVDWVPIGPRFSNNILQMLKVALKRKPPQDRRLLIMTTTSAYSVLQQMDILSCFDNEIAVPNMTNLDELNNVMIESNFLDDAGRVKVINELSRSCPNFNVGIKKTLTNIETARHDEDPVNELVELMTQSA is encoded by the coding sequence ATGTTCAAGTTACCTGGTTTTGGAAAAGCTGCTGCAAGTCATACACCACCCGATATGACAAACGTGGATACCCGTCCACGTCATTTAAAAGTGTCAAATTGCCCTAATAACTCCTATGCACTGGCAAACGTAGCTGCTGTCTCACCAAATGATTTCCCCAACAATAtctatattattattgataatttgtttgtttttacAACCAGACACTCTAACGAAATTCCACCGGGGACCATTGGGTTCAACGGTAACCAGCGTACCTGGGGTGGATGGTCCCTAAACCAAGATGTTCAAGCAAAGGCGTTTGATTTGTTCAAGTACTCCAGTAAACAATCGTATCTAGGTTCAATAGATATAGATATCTCATTTAGAGCCAGAGGTAAGGCGGTTAGCACGGTATTCGATCAGGATGAGTTAGCCAAACAATTTGTTCGTTGTTACGAATCTCAAATATTCTCCCCAACTCAGTATCTTATCATGGAATTCCAAGGTCATTTCTTTGACTTGAAAATTAGAAATGTTCAAGCAATCGATTTAGGAGATATTGAGCCGACATCCGCTGTTGCTACCGGGATAGAAACGAAGGGAATTTTAACGAAACAGACACAAattaacttttttaaaGGAAGAGATGGGTTGGTTAATTTGAAATCATCAAACTCATTGAGGCCAAGGTCAAATGCTGTTATCAGACCGGATTTCAAGTTTGAAGACTTGGGTGTCGGTGGTTTGGACAAagaatttacaaaaatattcagAAGAGCTTTTGCAAGTCGAATTTTCCCACCTTCAGTTATTGAAAAGCTAGGTATATCTCATGTTAAAGGTTTGTTATTGTACGGGCCTCCAGGTACTGGTAAAACCTTAattgcaagaaaaattggtaCAATGCTGAATGCTAAAGAGCCAAAAATCGTCAACGGTCCTGAAATTTTAAGCAAGTACGTTGGTTCTTCGGAAGAAAACATCCGTAATCTATTTAAGGATGCAGAAGCAGAGTACAGGGCCAAGGGTGAAGAATCCTCCTTGcatatcattatttttgatgaactAGATTCTGTTTTCAAGCAGAGAGGTTCAAGAGGTGATGGCACCGGTGTAGGTGACAATGTAGTTAACCAATTATTAGCTAAAATGGACGGTGTTGATCAgttaaataatattttgGTTATTGGTATGACCAACCGTAAAGATTTAATCGATAGTGCCCTTTTGCGTCCAGGTAGATTTGAAGTCCAGGTCGAAATTCATCTACCTGATGAAAAAGGTAGGCTGCAAATTTTCGACATCCAaacgaagaaaatgagGGAAAACAATATGATGAGTGATGATGTAAACTTGGCAGAGTTAGCTGcattaacaaaaaacttctcTGGTGCTGAAATTGAAGGTTTGGTGAAAAGTGCAAGTTCTTTTGCAATCAACAAAACCGTCAACATTGGAAAAGGTGCTACAAAGCTTAATACGAAGGATATTGCAAAATTAAAAGTAACAAGAGAAGACTTTTTAAACGCGCTTAATGACGTTACCCCAGCTTTTGGTATTAGTGAAGAAGACTTGAAGACATGTGTAGAAGGAGGAATGATGCTTTATTCCGACCGAGTTAActcaattttgaagaatgggGCTCGTTACGTTCGCCAAGTTCGCGAGAGTGATAAATCTAGATTGGTATCTCTATTAATACATGGCCCTGCGGGATCTGGTAAAACAGCTTTGGCCGCTGAAATTGCTTTGAAGTCTGGATTCCCATTTATCAGATTAATTTCACCTAATGAGTTATCAGGTATGTCAGAAAGTGCCAAGATTGCCTATATTGATAACACTTTCAGAGACGCATATAAATCTCCGTTGAACATTCTTGTTATTGATTCATTAGAAACTCTGGTTGATTGGGTACCAATTGGTCCAAGATTTTCGAATAATATCCTACAAATGCTAAAGGTCGCATTGAAACGCAAACCACCTCAAGACCGTCGTTTGCTTATCATGACCACCACATCGGCTTATTCAGTACTTCAGCAAATGGATATCTTAAGCTGCTTCGACAATGAGATAGCAGTTCCAAA
- the SPT7 gene encoding SAGA histone acetyltransferase complex subunit SPT7 (similar to Saccharomyces cerevisiae SPT7 (YBR081C); ancestral locus Anc_3.307) produces MTEKIPIKNYQRTNANALLKLTEKLFNRDFFDLYLTSQQLVVLGYLLSISSKEDKLKAWNHFLKGNITLNVEKSLPSTQEEERGEILSSVVDIRPDDVSSQIIKDNSHTSASSNIENEKQSENKGNEAIENDENILNGDENENVEEDLFKLDLEDLKQQISGTRFIGNLSLKIRYVLWQCAIDYMYSDRNEFDDENSTEYTLLDVEENDEEEFDGREKPQDQESVPKFTEDEDYDDEDEDYDEDITEEKKSECLIKHPNILPSSNIEIDDDRRLLLNISISKETLTKLKTNNIEEIMGNWDKIYHNFEYDKETMIKRLKLEESDKMIEKGKKKRSRNDLEAATDDQNQERINNELDTSQALSTPEGSSLSDTGNKRPKHNNLDLTVNLGIENLSLKHLLSSIQENKSQLGISDYELKHLIMDVRKNRSKWTSDERIGQEELYEACEKVVLELRNYTEHSTPFLNKVSKREAPNYHQIIKKSMDLNTVLKKLKSFQYDSKQEFVDDIMLIWKNCLTYNSDPSHFLRGHAIAMQKKSLQLIPMIPNITIRNRADLEKEIEDMEKDKDYELDEEEEVAGSGRKGLNMGAHMLAKRNDKASKKGTGKTVKDKTSSTKNEASIIKDEASTAKDEASTAKDEASTAKDESSTAKDEASTAKDEASTAKNETATVKDEKSADSDVIASVVPDGEKEKDKTDSLIATLDKKCSNNEFEENETHREQRKVGESGKAEELNGNPDIARKDTEDGLQSKMEGKKELEVNNDEEEEDEEEEDEDMVESQSYLLEKDDDRDDLEISVWKTVTAKVRAEICLKRADYFKNGKLNSDSEAFLKNPQRMKSFDQLFLEYKEQKAVESYRQKIEQDSIMKNGFGTVLKQEEDDQLQFHNDHSLSGNEAFEKQHNDIELDDTRFLQEYDVSNVIPDILYEGVNNKTLDKMEDASVDRMLQNGIHKQSLFLANKDLGLTPKMNENITLIQQIRHICHKISLIRMLQSPLSGQNSRSNPNAFLNNHIYNYTIIDDSLDLDPVSQLPTHDYKNNRELIWKFMHKNISKVAMANGFETAHSSAINMLTEVAGDYLSNLIKTLKLHHETNSLNRGTHVEMLQTTLLENGINRPDDLFSYVESEFGKKTKKLQDIKHKLENFLKALLRPTLQELSERNFEDESQSFFTGDFASELTGEDFFGFKELGLEKEFGVLSSSVPLQLLTTQFQTVDGETKVQTKKIQPEESDNIVYKKITKGMLDAGSFWNTLLPLLNKDYERSKAYITKQSKSSANDKISTTSTDDSFFALLEEDQFVSKKTATKARLPPTGKISTTYKKKSIATAFILPEEEPEIDEKAGSTATVNSRVHTENDVGSSFVLGTSQQLDPLNIDDNFDDSNMGSNSSFSLSLPRLNQ; encoded by the coding sequence ATGACTGAAAAAATaccaataaaaaattatcaaaggACAAATGCCAATGCTTTGCTTAAATTGAcagaaaaacttttcaataGGGACTTCTTTGATCTCTATTTAACATCTCAGCAATTGGTCGTCCTCGGGTATTTACTGTCTATCTCAAGCAAAGAAGACAAACTCAAAGCATGGAATCATTTCTTGAAGGGAAACATAACGTTAAATGTCGAAAAGTCATTACCATCAAcccaagaagaagaaagaggtGAAATACTATCTTCCGTTGTCGACATCCGCCCAGACGATGTATCGTCGCAGATAATTAAGGATAATAGCCATACTAGTGCTAGCAGCAACatcgaaaatgaaaaacagAGTGAGAATAAAGGAAATGAAGCGATcgaaaatgatgagaatattttgaatggTGATGAAAACGAGAACGTCGAAGAAGACTTGTTCAAGCTAGATCTAGAGGATTTGAAGCAACAAATAAGCGGTACAAGATTTATTGGAAATCTGTCCCTGAAAATCAGGTATGTTTTATGGCAATGTGCGATAGATTATATGTATAGTGATCGTAATGAGtttgatgatgagaatAGTACCGAATACACTCTGTTGGATGTTGAAGAGAATGACGAAGAGGAATTCGATGGAAGGGAAAAACCACAAGACCAAGAAAGTGTTCCGAAGTTCACCGAGGATGAAGATTATGAcgacgaagatgaagattatgatgaagatattacagaagaaaagaagtcAGAATGTCTTATAAAACATCCCAATATCCTTCCCTCTTCCAATattgaaattgatgatgatcGACGCTTATTACTGAAcatttcaatatcaaaagaaacgttgacaaaactaaaaacaaacaacaTAGAAGAAATTATGGGAAATTGGGATAAAATATACCACAATTTTGAATATGACAAAGAAACTATGATAAAGCGTTTaaaacttgaagaaagtgatAAAATGATAGAGaagggaaagaagaaacgaAGTCGAAATGATTTAGAAGCGGCTACCGATGATCAAAATCAAGAGAGGATAAACAATGAGCTAGATACGAGTCAAGCATTATCAACCCCTGAAGGTTCATCTCTTAGCGATACCGGGAACAAGCGCCCTAAACATAATAATTTAGATCTAACAGTCAACTTGGGTATAGAAAACCTATCACTAAAACACCTTCTATCAtctattcaagaaaacaaatcCCAACTGGGAATATCTGATTACGAATTGAAACATTTAATAATGGACGTTAGAAAAAATCGGTCGAAATGGACATCAGATGAAAGAATTGGCCAAGAAGAGTTATATGAAGCTTGTGAAAAGGTTGTATTAGAATTGAGAAACTACACTGAGCATTCAACaccatttttgaataaagtGAGCAAAAGAGAAGCTCCCAATTATCAccaaatcatcaaaaagTCTATGGATCTCAATACtgttttaaagaaattgaaaagctTTCAATATGACTCCAAACAAGAATTCGTCGACGATATTATGCTAATATGGAAAAATTGCTTGACATATAATTCAGACCCCTCACATTTTTTGAGGGGACATGCTATTGCTATGCAAAAGAAATCTCTCCAATTGATTCCTATGATCCCTAATATTACAATCCGAAACAGGGCTGAtttagagaaagaaattgaagacaTGGAGAAAGATAAAGATTATGAATtagatgaagaggaagaagttGCTGGTTCTGGAAGGAAGGGACTAAACATGGGGGCTCATATGTTGGCAAAGAGGAATGACAAGGCATCAAAAAAGGGTACCGGCAAAACAGTTAAAGACAAGACATCATCCACTAAGAACGAAGCATCAATCATCAAGGATGAAGCATCAACTGCCAAGGACGAAGCATCAACTGCCAAGGACGAAGCATCAACTGCCAAGGACGAATCATCAACTGCCAAGGACGAAGCATCAACTGCCAAGGACGAAGCATCAACTGCCAAGAACGAAACAGCAACAGTTAAGGACGAAAAATCAGCGGATAGTGACGTAATAGCTTCTGTGGTACCTGATggagaaaaggaaaaagacaaaactGACTCACTCATTGCAACCTTGGATAAAAAATGTAGTAATAACGAAttcgaagaaaatgagaCACATAGGGAGCAAAGAAAGGTTGGGGAAAGTGGAAAAGCTGAGGAATTGAATGGGAATCCAGATATTGCGAGAAAGGACACAGAGGATGGGTTACAAAGTAAAATGGAAGGAAAGAAGGAACTAGAGGTgaataatgatgaagaagaagaggacgaagaagaagaagacgaagataTGGTCGAATCCCAGTCGTATTTACTTGAAAAGGACGATGATAGGGACGATTTGGAGATATCTGTATGGAAGACTGTGACTGCCAAAGTTCGTGCCGAGATATGTTTGAAAAGAGCTGATTATTTTAAGAATGGAAAATTGAATAGCGATTCAGAAGCGTTCTTGAAGAATCCacaaagaatgaaaagctTTGACCAGCTCTTCCTAGAATATAAAGAGCAAAAAGCTGTGGAATCGTATCGTCAAAAAATAGAGCAAGATTCCATCATGAAAAATGGGTTTGGAACAGTATTAAAACAGGAAGAGGATGACCAGTTGCAGTTTCATAATGACCACTCCCTAAGTGGAAATGAAGCTTTCGAAAAGCAGCACAATGATATTGAACTAGATGACACAAGATTTTTACAGGAATATGACGTTAGTAACGTTATTCCTGACATATTATATGAGGGAGTGAACAATAAAACATTAGACAAAATGGAGGATGCCTCTGTGGACCGCATGCTTCAAAATGGGATCCATAAACAAAGTTTGTTTTTAGCTAACAAGGATTTGGGGCTAACACCTAAAATGAACGAAAATATCACGCTAATTCAACAAATTAGACATATATGCCataaaatatcattgaTTAGAATGCTACAGAGTCCCTTGTCGGGCCAAAACTCTAGAAGTAATCCCAACGCATTCCTCAACAACCACATTTATAACTACACTATTATTGATGACTCACTTGATCTTGATCCTGTGTCTCAACTTCCAACCCATGATTACAAAAACAATAGGGAACTGATATGGAAATTTATGCATAAGAACATATCCAAAGTTGCTATGGCCAACGGCTTTGAAACTGCTCATTCATCCGCGATAAATATGCTCACCGAAGTCGCCGGGGATTATCTATCCAATTTAATTAAAACCTTAAAACTCCATCATGAAACCAACTCTCTAAATAGAGGGACACATGTGGAAATGTTGCAAACAACACTACTAGAAAATGGTATTAATAGGCCAGATGACCTGTTTTCCTACGTTGAATCTGAGTTTGGcaagaaaacgaaaaaactTCAGGACATTAAGCACAAGTTGGAAAACTTTCTAAAAGCTCTGTTAAGGCCAACTTTACAAGAGTTATCCGagagaaattttgaagacgAAAGTCAAAGTTTTTTTACTGGTGACTTTGCAAGCGAATTGACTGGGGAAGACTTTTTTGGTTTTAAAGAACTTGGATTAGAAAAGGAGTTTGGAGTTTTGAGTTCGTCTGTTCCATTACAGCTACTGACCACCCAATTTCAAACTGTTGATGGGGAAACCAAAGTACAGACTAAAAAGATCCAACCAGAAGAATCTGACAACATCGTTTACAAGAAGATTACTAAAGGTATGTTGGATGCTGGTTCGTTCTGGAATACTTTACTTCCGCTATTGAACAAAGACTACGAGCGCTCTAAAGCCTATATAACAAAACAAAGCAAATCATCTGCGAATGATAAAATCTCTACCACTTCGACAGATGACAGTTTCTTCGCTTTATTAGAAGAAGATCagtttgtttcaaaaaaaactgcCACGAAGGCAAGATTACCCCCTACTGGTAAAATAAGTACCAcatacaagaaaaaatcaatcgCAACTGCGTTCATACTTCCAGAAGAGGAACCGGAGATTGACGAGAAAGCAGGTTCAACAGCAACTGTTAATTCCAGAGTGCATACAGAAAATGATGTCGGTTCTTCATTTGTATTGGGGACTTCCCAACAGTTGGATCCTTTGAATATAGACGATAATTTTGACGATTCCAACATGGGAAGCAATAGTTCATTTAGCTTGAGTCTTCCCCGCTTGAATCAATAA
- the MIS1 gene encoding trifunctional formate-tetrahydrofolate ligase/methenyltetrahydrofolate cyclohydrolase/methylenetetrahydrofolate dehydrogenase MIS1 (similar to Saccharomyces cerevisiae MIS1 (YBR084W); ancestral locus Anc_3.311) — protein sequence MLSRLSILRNSRAFRQAKWHTHRFRVLPTLHASEYHILSGKKLAQSIRKEANDEIQAIKLKHPNFNPTLKIIQVGGRPDSSTYVRMKLKASKDSGVDCIIEKLPAEITELELLKKISDINDDESIHGLLIQLPLPGHLDETTITNAVDFKKDVDGFHRYNAGELAKKGGKPYFIPCTPHGCIKLLNEAHVKLDGKNAVVLGRSSIVGNPVASLLKNANATVTICHSHTKNIAGVVSQADIVIAACGIPQYVKADWIKEGAVVIDVGINYIPDSSKKSGQKLVGDVEFDSVKEKTSYITPVPGGVGPMTVAMLVSNVLLAAKRQFVESEKLPVIKPLPLHLKTPVPSDIDISRAQSPKHINQVADELGIHSHELELYGHYKAKISPSILKRLESRENGKYVLVAGITPTPLGEGKSTTTMGLVQALSAHLGKPSIANVRQPSLGPTLGVKGGAAGGGYAQVIPMDEFNLHLTGDIHAIGAANNLLAAAIDTRMFHEATQKNDSTFYRRLVPRKNGIRKFTPSMQRRLRRLGINKEDPDSLTSEEIKKFARLNINPDTITIRRVVDINDRMLREITIGEAATEKGFTRTTGFDITVASELMAVLALSKNLKEMKIRIGRMVIGADYDNKPVTVEDIGCTGALTALLRDAIKPNLMQTLEGTPVMVHAGPFANISIGASSVIADLMALKLVGSVKNPLSNENIHEPGYVVTEAGFDFAMGGERFFDIKCRSSGLVPDAVVLVATVRALKSHGGAPNVKPGQPLPKEYTEENIEFVAKGVSNLIKQIANIKTFGIPVVVAINRFETDSHAEIEVIKKAALNAGASHAVTSNHWMEGGKGALDLAHAVVDATKEPKNFKFLYDVNDSIEDKLTSIVQKMYGGAKIEVSPEAQKKIDTYREQGFGNLPICIAKTQYSLSHDPSLKGVPTGFTFPIRDVRASIGAGYLYALAAEIQTIPGLSTYAGYMAVEVDEDGEIEGLF from the coding sequence ATGTTGTCGAGACTATCCATATTGAGAAACTCTAGAGCGTTCCGACAAGCCAAATGGCACACTCACCGCTTCAGAGTTTTACCAACTCTGCATGCCTCAGAGTACCACATTCTTTCTGGTAAGAAACTCGCCCAGTCTATTCGTAAAGAAGCTAATGACGAGATACAAGCCATTAAGCTtaaacatccaaatttCAATCCCACCTTGAAAATCATCCAAGTTGGAGGTAGACCGGATTCCTCCACCTACGTGAGAATGAAGCTGAAAGCTTCGAAAGACAGTGGTGTAGACTGCATCATAGAAAAGTTACCAGCAGAAATTACAGAGCTTGagcttttgaagaaaattagTGACATCAACGATGATGAATCAATCCATGGATTGCTAATTCAGTTACCATTACCGGGTCACTTGGACGAAACAACTATTACTAATGCCgttgatttcaaaaaagatgtCGATGGGTTTCATAGATATAATGCTGGTGAGTTGGCTAAAAAAGGCGGTAAACCATACTTCATACCATGTACTCCTCATGGTTGTATAAAATTGCTTAACGAAGCTCACGTCAAGTTAGATGGTAAGAACGCCGTTGTGCTAGGCAGGTCCAGTATTGTTGGAAATCCAGTTGCTTCGTTGTTGAAGAATGCCAACGCGACTGTCACCATCTGTCACAGTCATACAAAGAACATCGCAGGAGTAGTCTCACAAGCCGATATTGTTATCGCAGCTTGTGGTATTCCTCAATATGTCAAAGCGGACTGGATCAAAGAAGGCGCCGTTGTTATTGATGTTGGTATCAACTATATTCCTGATAGTAGTAAGAAAAGCGGCCAAAAATTAGTTGGTGATGTTGAATTTGATTCTGTGAAGGAAAAAACATCTTATATCACCCCCGTTCCCGGCGGAGTGGGACCAATGACTGTGGCCATGCTTGTTTCCAATGTGCTATTAGCTGCCAAAAGGCAGTTTGTGGAGTCCGAAAAACTTCCAGTTATTAAACCTCTTCCCCTACACTTGAAAACCCCAGTTCCTTCAGATATCGATATATCAAGAGCCCAAAGCCCCAAGCATATCAACCAAGTGGCTGATGAATTGGGAATACATTCCCACGAATTAGAATTGTACGGACACTATAAAGCGAAGATTTCTCCAAGCATTCTTAAAAGGTTAGAATCTCGcgaaaatggaaaatacGTTCTTGTTGCAGGTATCACTCCAACCCCATTGGGCGAAGGTAAGTCAACTACGACCATGGGGTTGGTGCAAGCTTTATCCGCCCACTTAGGCAAGCCATCCATTGCCAACGTTAGACAACCATCTCTGGGCCCAACTCTGGGTGTCAAAGGTGGTGCTGCCGGTGGTGGCTATGCTCAAGTTATTCCTATGGACGAGTTCAACCTACATCTGACCGGTGATATTCATGCGATTGGGGCCGCGAATAATTTGCTTGCTGCCGCCATTGACACTAGAATGTTCCATGAGGCTACTCAGAAGAATGATAGTACCTTTTATAGGAGATTAGTTCCAAGGAAAAATGGCATAAGAAAGTTTACCCCATCCATGCAAAGAAGGCTTAGAAGATTAGGTATTAACAAAGAAGACCCTGATAGTTTGACGtctgaagaaattaaaaaatttgctAGATTAAACATTAATCCTGACACTATTACTATTAGAAGAGTAGTCGATATCAATGACAGAATGTTAAGGGAGATTACTATTGGAGAAGCCGCCACTGAAAAAGGATTTACAAGGACTACTGGATTTGATATAACTGTTGCTTCTGAACTGATGGCTGTTTTAGCTTTAtccaaaaacttgaaagaaatgaagatTCGGATCGGACGTATGGTTATTGGTGCCGATTACGATAATAAACCAGTAACTGTAGAAGACATTGGATGTACCGGTGCTCTGACTGCATTATTACGCGATGCTATAAAGCCAAACCTGATGCAAACTTTAGAGGGTACGCCAGTAATGGTTCATGCTGGTCCTTTCGCCAATATTTCTATTGGTGCATCATCAGTCATTGCAGACTTGATGGCGTTGAAGCTTGTAGGTTCAGTGAAGAATCCATTAAGTAATGAGAACATCCATGAACCTGGCTACGTCGTTACTGAGGCAGGTTTCGATTTTGCCATGGGTggtgaaagattttttgatatcaaGTGTCGTTCCTCCGGATTAGTACCAGATGCTGTTGTCTTGGTCGCAACAGTGAGAGCATTAAAATCTCACGGAGGTGCCCCTAATGTTAAGCCAGGACAACCATTACCAAAGGAATAcacagaagaaaacattgaATTTGTTGCCAAGGGTGTTAGTAATTTAATTAAGCAGATTGCAAACATCAAAACTTTTGGAATTCCAGTCGTTGTAGCAATCAACAGATTTGAAACAGACTCACATGCGGAAATTGAGGTAATCAAGAAAGCAGCTTTGAATGCGGGGGCATCACATGCCGTTACTTCTAATCACTGGATGGAAGGTGGTAAAGGTGCACTGGACTTGGCACATGCAGTAGTTGATGCAACAAAAGAACCAAAGAACTTCAAGTTTTTGTATGATGTTAATGACTCCATCGAAGACAAGCTTACCAGTATCGTTCAAAAAATGTATGGTGGGGCAAAGATCGAAGTTTCACCAGAAGCccaaaaaaagatagaCACTTATAGGGAACAGGGCTTTGGCAACCTTCCTATATGTATCGCTAAAACACAGTATTCCCTATCCCATGATCCATCACTGAAGGGTGTTCCTACTGGTTTCACATTCCCCATTAGGGATGTTAGAGCTTCAATCGGTGCGGGTTATTTGTATGCTCTAGCAGCCGAAATACAAACTATACCAGGTCTATCGACGTATGCCGGTTATATGGCAGTGGAGGTTGATGAAGACGGTGAGATTGAAGGTCTATTTTAA
- the TEC1 gene encoding Tec1p (similar to Saccharomyces cerevisiae TEC1 (YBR083W); ancestral locus Anc_3.310), translating into MSLEGEDFGKDSSKNIESYTGRIFDVYIQKDSYSQSTLDDMFPEDIVSNATCVKNEAQDDIDLINAHPQFELINTGLGAKSDDLKSPSVKVPFSDKQRKNEVPSISVNSYFSEQSSEVSSTAESWAIGCDKWSEKVEGAFFEALRLIMKNGTTKIKIRNANFGRNELISLYIKHKTNEFRTKKQISSHIQVWKKTIQNKVKDSLALSSKEEELLQLIEHGAEQTTENSNLFYDIFEEIIDSLPSINNSGNLTPKNSHASNSNNNALSVHSRLLTPITASNEKKIENFIKTNTTPQAKTPLVYAKHIYENIDGYRCVPSKRNLEQLSPTESRQEGRTNKDSFSNKKAILETAKNIEMEQRKIINKYQRISRIQEHENSTEFSSNSNSGSDYESEEEVVPRSTTVAQLQGRPVPYYKNNGMPYSLSKVRGRPMYPRPAEDSYNPSYVQGLPQYQTSYFSQLLLSSPQHYEHSPHQRNFTPSNQSHGNFY; encoded by the coding sequence ATGAGTCTTGAAGGAGAAGACTTTGGCAAGGATAGCTCCAAGAATATAGAATCATATACTGGTAGAATTTTTGATGTATACATACAAAAAGACTCTTATTCACAGTCCACCTTAGATGATATGTTTCCAGAAGACATTGTTTCAAACGCTACTTGTGTGAAAAATGAAGCGCAGGATGACATCGATCTTATCAACGCGCATCCTCAATTTGAACTGATCAATACTGGGCTGGGGGCTAAATCGgatgatttgaaatctCCATCAGTAAAAGTTCCGTTCAGTGATAAGCAGAGGAAGAATGAAGTACCAAGTATATCTGTAAACAGTTACTTTTCCGAACAAAGTAGCGAAGTATCATCAACAGCGGAATCTTGGGCCATCGGTTGTGATAAATGGTCAGAAAAAGTAGAAGGGGCATTCTTCGAAGCACTTAGattaataatgaagaacGGAACcacaaaaataaaaataagaaatgCCAACTTTGGGAGAAATGAGCTGATTTCGTTATATATCAAGCACAAAACCAATGAGTTTAGAACCAAAAAGCAAATATCTTCCCATATCCAAGTCTGGAAAAAGACCATACAAAACAAAGTTAAGGATTCATTAGCGCTATCATCAAAGGAGGAGGAGCTTTTACAGCTAATTGAGCATGGTGCTGAGCAAACTACTGAAAATTCAAACTTGTTTTACGACATATTCGAGGAAATTATCGACTCTTTACCTTCCATCAACAATTCCGGAAATTTAACTCCTAAGAATTCGCACGCAAGTAACAGCAACAATAACGCGTTGTCCGTGCACTCAAGACTGCTTACACCAATCACTGCTTCaaacgagaaaaaaatcgaaaatttcatcaagaCTAATACTACACCTCAAGCAAAGACCCCCCTAGTTTATGCTAAACACATTTATGAGAACATAGACGGTTACCGGTGTGTCCCGTCGAAGAGAAATCTTGAACAACTTTCCCCCACGGAATCTCGCCAAGAAGGTCGCACTAATAAGGATAGTTTTTCTAACAAGAAAGCAATCCTAGAAACtgcaaaaaatattgaaatgGAACAGagaaagataataaataaGTATCAGAGGATATCCCGCATACAAGAGCATGAAAACAGTACTGAATTCAGTTCCAATTCTAACTCCGGTTCAGATTATGaatcagaagaagaagtggTTCCAAGATCAACCACAGTTGCGCAACTCCAGGGTAGACCAGTACCGTactataaaaataatggaaTGCCGTACTCTCTCTCAAAAGTACGAGGAAGGCCCATGTATCCCAGACCTGCCGAAGACTCTTACAACCCAAGCTATGTTCAAGGTCTGCCTCAATACCAAACATCCTATTTTTCACAACTGTTACTATCATCGCCCCAGCATTACGAGCATTCCCCACACCAAAGGAACTTTACACCATCCAACCAATCGCATGGGAACTTTTATTAA